In Mustela lutreola isolate mMusLut2 chromosome 1, mMusLut2.pri, whole genome shotgun sequence, one genomic interval encodes:
- the IL2 gene encoding interleukin-2, which yields MYKMQLLSCIVLTLALFANSAPTTSSSTKEAQQQLEQLLLDLQLLLNGIKNYESPRMLTFKFYMPKKATELTHLQCLAEELKLLEEVLYLAQSKNFHLTDIKELMSNINVTLLKLKGSETSFKCEYDDETVTITEFLNKWITFCQSIFSTLT from the exons ATGTACAAAATGCAACTCTTGTCTTGCATAGTACTGACTCTCGCACTCTTCGCAAACAGTGCACCTACTACTTCAAGCTCTACGAAGGAAGCACAGCAACAGCTGGAGCAATTGCTGCTGGACTTACAGTTGCTCTTGAATGGAATTAAA AATTATGAGAGCCCCAGGATGCTCACGTTTAAATTCTACATGCCCAAGAAG gCCACAGAATTGACTCATCTTCAATGTCTAGCAGAAGAACTCAAACTTTTGGAGGAAGTGCTATATTTAGCTCAAAGCAAAAACTTTCACTTGACAGACATCAAGGAACTAATGAGCAATATCAATGTAACACTTCTGAAACTAAAG ggATCTGAAACAAGTTTCAAATGTGAATATGATGACGAGACAGTAACCATTACAGAATTTCTGAACAAATGGATTACTTTTTGTCAAAGCATCTTCTCAACACTGACTTAA